A portion of the Bactrocera neohumeralis isolate Rockhampton chromosome 2, APGP_CSIRO_Bneo_wtdbg2-racon-allhic-juicebox.fasta_v2, whole genome shotgun sequence genome contains these proteins:
- the LOC126767770 gene encoding A-kinase anchor protein 17A isoform X2 codes for MTISVSLPVNKTGKSISHLDVMEKLSAALKPDKFFVLKASKSTIDFIRFEAELEDRTKLRSAISRIDGVSLRLSGFSESFRVRATETKDEFPTRHDWDSFFRDASNMDEMKAGERPDTIHLTHLPVRWFCPRHMENDDNVKPSESIFKRIFEKFGSVRYVDIPICDPYRNKMNADINGMKTFSYEHGVLFEAYVQFDEYMGFVRAMDDFRGMKLVRKFVDKTQAININVTFDKTKHLSDAQVQRRERVRKRLIQKAQSEEEEREKKKKEELEKQEKERQKEEQIKLAELEKQREREEKRKEKHLKKIQEKGQVEISQKIRIEERKLMIAQRKLESIRILEELFDRIKLKHEGKYSKIGVESNKMDLRDRLVEKYKMATEKLLTEQKKKVEEIKTKTPLMGLLKSSRPRRSESSDVDETKVKDKPIIPQSTTGAASVPAVPNVGLNPLNPFKAVAALAATPGTLSTGYPPEAANEWMKSLSMFPYVPPVFGGMSALYRPPTAFPVSMNYRGYVPRIRGRGRGSRGRGRGGYETSYYNSYKNNYDDEQYDENDYRKESYSRSRNRSRSRSYSYSRSRSRKRHYSKRSRSRSRSRSRSRTRSRSRTPSRSRQRRSRSRTRSERRSHSRSYTRSRTRSRSHSKSKTRRTSHSRDDSKTRKSRSRTRSKSPIQQRTNKKLVSTRRSYSTSESSRSRSKSRSRTHSKRSWSRRGERSPGKRHVVLEADKLVRSAEEMKRTIEKVTQDRMRQEEREIKENFRHCKPNSTRNVSNSGTIDAGNAIVTSSENDMKDTKYSENGDSNAELVANSIAPGKNKSEDAKRSRSRDRSRKYSHRSSGSRRNSYEHEADAY; via the exons ATGACAATATCTGTGTCATTGCCTGttaataaaacaggaaaatccATTTCCCACCTAGATgtaatggaaaaattaagtgcCGCTTTGAAACCAgataagttttttgttttaaaa GCATCAAAAAGCACAATAGATTTCATTCGCTTCGAAGCTGAGTTGGAGGATCGTACTAAATTGCGCAGTGCCATTTCTCGCATAGATGGAGTGTCGCTGCGTTTATCTGGTTTTAGTGAATCATTTCGGGTACGTGCAACCGAAACAAAAGATGAATTTCCCACCCGCCATGATTGGGATTCATTCTTTCGGGATGCCAGCAATATGGATGAGATGAAGGCCGGTGAACGTCCTGACACCATACATCTAACGCACTTGCCCGTTCGATGGTTTTGCCCCAGACATATGGAAAATGACGACAATGTCAAACCAAGCGAAAGTATTTTCAAACGAATTTTCGAGAAATTCGGTAGCGTTCGTTATGTGGATATACCCATATGCGATCCCTATCGAAACAAAATGAACGCAGATATCAACGGCATGAAGACATTTAGCTATGAGCATGGAGTACTCTTTGAAGC TTACGTTCAATTCGACGAGTATATGGGGTTTGTACGAGCAATGGATGACTTTAGAGGCATGAAATTAGTTCGCAAATTTGTTGATAAAACCCAAGCAATTAACATTAACGTTACTTTTGACAAAACGAAGCATCTCAGCGATGCACAGGTTCAACGTAGAGAGCGGGTACGCAAACGCTTGATACAGAAGGCACAAAGTGAGGAAGAAGAacgagaaaagaagaaaaaagaagagcttgaaaaacaagaaaaagaaag GCAAAAAGAAGAACAGATAAAATTAGCTGAATTAGAGAAGCAGCGCGAAAGAGAAGAGAAACGTAAGGAGAAACATCTGAAAAAGATACAGGAGAAAGGCCAAGTTGAAATATCACAGAAAATCCGTATCGAGGAGCGCAAATTAATGATTGCCCAGAGAAAATTGGAGAGCATACGAATATTAGAAGAGCTTTTTGACCGCATCAAG TTAAAACATGAgggaaaatattccaaaataggTGTTGAGAGCAACAAGATGGATCTTCGAGACCGCTTGGTCGAAAAGTATAAAATGGCCACTGAAAAATTGCTCAccgaacagaaaaaaaaagtagaggaaatcaaaacaaaaacccCACTAATGGGTCTCTTAAAGAGTAGCAGACCTCGTCGCTCTGAAAGTTCTGATGTGGATGAAACTAAAGTGAAAGACAAACCTATTATCCCTCAGTCTACTACCGGTGCTGCAAGTGTGCCTGCAGTACCTAACGTTGGCCTGAATCCTTTGAATCCCTTCAAAGCTGTCGCAGCACTGGCTGCAACTCCGGGTACTTTGTCTACGGGGTATCCGCCTGAAGCTGCTAACGAATGGATGAAATCCCTGTCTATGTTCCCGTATGTCCCTCCTGTGTTTGGAGGGATGTCTGCACTCTATCGACCACCCACCGCTTTTCCTGTATCCATGAACTATCGCGGTTATGTACCTCGTATACGTGGTCGCGGTCGAGGAAGCCGAGGCCGCGGTAGAGGTGGCTACGAAACATCGTATTACAAtagttacaaaaataattacgaCGACGAACAGTACGATGAAAATGATTACCGCAAAGAATCGTATTCACGCTCGAG AAATCGTTCACGTAGTCGCTCCTACTCCTACTCACGCTCCCGTTCACGTAAACGTCATTATTCCAAGCGCAGCCGATCTCGTTCGCGAAGCCGTAGTCGCAGTCGTACTCGTAGTCGAAGCCGTACACCTTCACGCTCCAGACAGCGCCGTTCACGTAGTCGAACACGTTCAGAACGTCGTTCGCATTCACGTTCTTATACACGCTCTCGCACTCGTTCCCGCTCGCACTCAAAATCAAAAACGAGACGCACTTCACACTCCCGTGATGATTCCAAAACTCGCAAATCGCGGTCACGTACACGTTCCAAAAGCCCGATACAACAGCGTACTAATAAGAAACTGGTATCCACACGTCGTTCTTACTCGACATCCGAATCATCCCGCTCACGTTCCAAGTCCCGTTCACGCACACACTCGAAGCGCTCTTGGTCCCGACGTGGTGAAAGATCGCCAGGTAAAAGACATGTTGTGTTAGAAGCTGACAAGTTAGTTCGATCGGCGGAGGAAATGAAACGTACAATAGAAAAGGTAACCCAAGATCGTATGCGACAGGAGGAACGAGAGATAAAAGAGAACTTCCGACACTGTAAGCCCAATTCAACACGCAACGTATCAAATTCTGGTACCATAGATGCGGGGAATGCAATTGTGACGAGCTCTGAAAATGATATGAAGGATACGAAATATAGCGAAAACGGTGATAGTAACGCAGAGTTAGTAGCCAATTCAATTGCTCCAGGTAAAAACAAGAGCGAAGATGCCAAGCGAAGTCGCAGCAGAGATCGTTCGCGTAAATATTCACATCGCTCATCTGGTTCAAGGCGCAACTCGTATGAACATGAGGCAGATGCTTATTAA
- the LOC126767770 gene encoding A-kinase anchor protein 17A isoform X1 has translation MTDIQNIQNVSDCVPLYLPHSLYLKPLAKMTISVSLPVNKTGKSISHLDVMEKLSAALKPDKFFVLKASKSTIDFIRFEAELEDRTKLRSAISRIDGVSLRLSGFSESFRVRATETKDEFPTRHDWDSFFRDASNMDEMKAGERPDTIHLTHLPVRWFCPRHMENDDNVKPSESIFKRIFEKFGSVRYVDIPICDPYRNKMNADINGMKTFSYEHGVLFEAYVQFDEYMGFVRAMDDFRGMKLVRKFVDKTQAININVTFDKTKHLSDAQVQRRERVRKRLIQKAQSEEEEREKKKKEELEKQEKERQKEEQIKLAELEKQREREEKRKEKHLKKIQEKGQVEISQKIRIEERKLMIAQRKLESIRILEELFDRIKLKHEGKYSKIGVESNKMDLRDRLVEKYKMATEKLLTEQKKKVEEIKTKTPLMGLLKSSRPRRSESSDVDETKVKDKPIIPQSTTGAASVPAVPNVGLNPLNPFKAVAALAATPGTLSTGYPPEAANEWMKSLSMFPYVPPVFGGMSALYRPPTAFPVSMNYRGYVPRIRGRGRGSRGRGRGGYETSYYNSYKNNYDDEQYDENDYRKESYSRSRNRSRSRSYSYSRSRSRKRHYSKRSRSRSRSRSRSRTRSRSRTPSRSRQRRSRSRTRSERRSHSRSYTRSRTRSRSHSKSKTRRTSHSRDDSKTRKSRSRTRSKSPIQQRTNKKLVSTRRSYSTSESSRSRSKSRSRTHSKRSWSRRGERSPGKRHVVLEADKLVRSAEEMKRTIEKVTQDRMRQEEREIKENFRHCKPNSTRNVSNSGTIDAGNAIVTSSENDMKDTKYSENGDSNAELVANSIAPGKNKSEDAKRSRSRDRSRKYSHRSSGSRRNSYEHEADAY, from the exons ATGACCGACATTCAGAATATACAAAATGTATCGGACTGTGTGCCGCTTTACTTGCCGCATAGTTTATACCTTAAACCGCTGGCCAAGATGACAATATCTGTGTCATTGCCTGttaataaaacaggaaaatccATTTCCCACCTAGATgtaatggaaaaattaagtgcCGCTTTGAAACCAgataagttttttgttttaaaa GCATCAAAAAGCACAATAGATTTCATTCGCTTCGAAGCTGAGTTGGAGGATCGTACTAAATTGCGCAGTGCCATTTCTCGCATAGATGGAGTGTCGCTGCGTTTATCTGGTTTTAGTGAATCATTTCGGGTACGTGCAACCGAAACAAAAGATGAATTTCCCACCCGCCATGATTGGGATTCATTCTTTCGGGATGCCAGCAATATGGATGAGATGAAGGCCGGTGAACGTCCTGACACCATACATCTAACGCACTTGCCCGTTCGATGGTTTTGCCCCAGACATATGGAAAATGACGACAATGTCAAACCAAGCGAAAGTATTTTCAAACGAATTTTCGAGAAATTCGGTAGCGTTCGTTATGTGGATATACCCATATGCGATCCCTATCGAAACAAAATGAACGCAGATATCAACGGCATGAAGACATTTAGCTATGAGCATGGAGTACTCTTTGAAGC TTACGTTCAATTCGACGAGTATATGGGGTTTGTACGAGCAATGGATGACTTTAGAGGCATGAAATTAGTTCGCAAATTTGTTGATAAAACCCAAGCAATTAACATTAACGTTACTTTTGACAAAACGAAGCATCTCAGCGATGCACAGGTTCAACGTAGAGAGCGGGTACGCAAACGCTTGATACAGAAGGCACAAAGTGAGGAAGAAGAacgagaaaagaagaaaaaagaagagcttgaaaaacaagaaaaagaaag GCAAAAAGAAGAACAGATAAAATTAGCTGAATTAGAGAAGCAGCGCGAAAGAGAAGAGAAACGTAAGGAGAAACATCTGAAAAAGATACAGGAGAAAGGCCAAGTTGAAATATCACAGAAAATCCGTATCGAGGAGCGCAAATTAATGATTGCCCAGAGAAAATTGGAGAGCATACGAATATTAGAAGAGCTTTTTGACCGCATCAAG TTAAAACATGAgggaaaatattccaaaataggTGTTGAGAGCAACAAGATGGATCTTCGAGACCGCTTGGTCGAAAAGTATAAAATGGCCACTGAAAAATTGCTCAccgaacagaaaaaaaaagtagaggaaatcaaaacaaaaacccCACTAATGGGTCTCTTAAAGAGTAGCAGACCTCGTCGCTCTGAAAGTTCTGATGTGGATGAAACTAAAGTGAAAGACAAACCTATTATCCCTCAGTCTACTACCGGTGCTGCAAGTGTGCCTGCAGTACCTAACGTTGGCCTGAATCCTTTGAATCCCTTCAAAGCTGTCGCAGCACTGGCTGCAACTCCGGGTACTTTGTCTACGGGGTATCCGCCTGAAGCTGCTAACGAATGGATGAAATCCCTGTCTATGTTCCCGTATGTCCCTCCTGTGTTTGGAGGGATGTCTGCACTCTATCGACCACCCACCGCTTTTCCTGTATCCATGAACTATCGCGGTTATGTACCTCGTATACGTGGTCGCGGTCGAGGAAGCCGAGGCCGCGGTAGAGGTGGCTACGAAACATCGTATTACAAtagttacaaaaataattacgaCGACGAACAGTACGATGAAAATGATTACCGCAAAGAATCGTATTCACGCTCGAG AAATCGTTCACGTAGTCGCTCCTACTCCTACTCACGCTCCCGTTCACGTAAACGTCATTATTCCAAGCGCAGCCGATCTCGTTCGCGAAGCCGTAGTCGCAGTCGTACTCGTAGTCGAAGCCGTACACCTTCACGCTCCAGACAGCGCCGTTCACGTAGTCGAACACGTTCAGAACGTCGTTCGCATTCACGTTCTTATACACGCTCTCGCACTCGTTCCCGCTCGCACTCAAAATCAAAAACGAGACGCACTTCACACTCCCGTGATGATTCCAAAACTCGCAAATCGCGGTCACGTACACGTTCCAAAAGCCCGATACAACAGCGTACTAATAAGAAACTGGTATCCACACGTCGTTCTTACTCGACATCCGAATCATCCCGCTCACGTTCCAAGTCCCGTTCACGCACACACTCGAAGCGCTCTTGGTCCCGACGTGGTGAAAGATCGCCAGGTAAAAGACATGTTGTGTTAGAAGCTGACAAGTTAGTTCGATCGGCGGAGGAAATGAAACGTACAATAGAAAAGGTAACCCAAGATCGTATGCGACAGGAGGAACGAGAGATAAAAGAGAACTTCCGACACTGTAAGCCCAATTCAACACGCAACGTATCAAATTCTGGTACCATAGATGCGGGGAATGCAATTGTGACGAGCTCTGAAAATGATATGAAGGATACGAAATATAGCGAAAACGGTGATAGTAACGCAGAGTTAGTAGCCAATTCAATTGCTCCAGGTAAAAACAAGAGCGAAGATGCCAAGCGAAGTCGCAGCAGAGATCGTTCGCGTAAATATTCACATCGCTCATCTGGTTCAAGGCGCAACTCGTATGAACATGAGGCAGATGCTTATTAA